A single Mangifera indica cultivar Alphonso chromosome 20, CATAS_Mindica_2.1, whole genome shotgun sequence DNA region contains:
- the LOC123204544 gene encoding PLASMODESMATA CALLOSE-BINDING PROTEIN 3-like isoform X1 — protein sequence MAVLVLVVLILGIAGRSSANWCVCKDGGSDAALQKTLDYACGAGADCNPIKSNGACYNPNTVKAHCNYAVNSYFQKKGQAQGTCDFSGTATVTTTDPSTNGCQYPASASTVTPTTPYTSNTPTTTTTTTTTTPYTATPSNGIIGVGSGLGPSSIDKDYSHGGSRLSNSALLYSAILLFSGIILMWG from the exons ATGGCGGTTTTAGTGCTTGTAGTTCTCATTCTTGGCATCGCTGGCCGTTCCA GTGCCAATTGGTGTGTTTGCAAGGACGGTGGAAGCGACGCCGCATTGCAGAAGACATTGGACTATGCTTGCGGCGCTGGAGCCGACTGTAACCCTATAAAATCAAACGGCGCGTGTTACAACCCCAACACTGTGAAGGCTCACTGCAATTACGCCGTTAACAGCTATTTCCAGAAGAAGGGTCAAGCTCAAGGCACCTGTGACTTCTCTGGAACTGCCACTGTCACTACAACTGATCCCA GCACTAATGGCTGCCAATACCCTGCTAGCGCCAG CACAGTGACTCCAACAACACCTTACACATCAAATACcccaaccaccaccaccaccaccaccaccaccactccATACACCGCAACACCTTCAAATGGAATAATAGGAGTTGGCTCGGGTTTAGGCCCTTCCAGCATTGACAAAGACTACAGTCATGGCGGGTCGAGACTCTCAAACTCTGCCTTGTTGTATTCAGCTATCCTCCTTTTTTCTGGCATAATCCTCATGTGGGGTTAA